In Mycolicibacterium mucogenicum DSM 44124, the following are encoded in one genomic region:
- a CDS encoding sensor domain-containing protein — protein MLIGAVVVVAAGCSVTDRKVSGTATTAAGTASPTTSTSAVAKPIDDAGLPKLLASAADISDLVGVAMTPEAIFRKPDTKLRVEPIRCLEAVMPALNTIGYYSRTGFAGQLLHGDHHAQVVQAVAAFPTDAEAVDFREATTRHWRSCQNQQATVTGGQAPLTYALDRVELVDSVASIPVSGMAGDGARVPCQHALGARRNVIIDVRVCAPNVGNKGRDLVAKIAAGL, from the coding sequence ATGCTCATCGGCGCCGTAGTCGTTGTGGCGGCGGGTTGTTCGGTTACTGACCGGAAGGTCTCGGGCACGGCCACGACGGCCGCGGGCACTGCTTCCCCGACGACGTCGACGTCAGCTGTCGCCAAACCGATCGATGATGCCGGCCTGCCGAAGTTGTTGGCCTCGGCCGCCGACATCAGCGACCTGGTGGGCGTCGCCATGACGCCGGAGGCGATCTTCAGGAAGCCGGATACCAAGCTGAGAGTGGAACCGATTCGCTGCCTCGAAGCGGTCATGCCGGCGCTCAACACCATTGGGTACTACAGCCGAACGGGTTTCGCGGGGCAGCTTCTTCATGGGGATCACCATGCGCAAGTCGTGCAGGCGGTTGCCGCGTTTCCCACAGATGCGGAGGCGGTGGACTTTCGTGAGGCGACCACCCGACACTGGCGGTCGTGTCAGAACCAGCAGGCGACCGTCACGGGCGGTCAGGCGCCCCTGACGTATGCATTGGACAGAGTTGAATTGGTCGATTCGGTCGCGAGCATCCCGGTGTCGGGGATGGCCGGCGATGGGGCCCGAGTCCCGTGTCAGCACGCGTTGGGTGCGCGCAGGAACGTGATCATCGATGTGCGGGTGTGCGCTCCGAATGTTGGGAACAAGGGGCGCGATCTGGTGGCGAAGATCGCGGCGGGCCTCTGA
- a CDS encoding serine/threonine-protein kinase → MTSTFNPGDIVAGYTIESVLGVGGMGVVYKAKNPQLPRSDALKVLTTSIQGDGQFRERFLREANVAATLDHPNIVAVYSRGETEAGQLWIAMQYVAGTDADQEVRSGRMSPTRAARIITEVAKALDYAHRRGIMHRDVKPANFLLASAEDPGDEERVFLADFGIARAFDDAAHLTTDGSVMASIAYAPPEALSGQHVDSRADVYSLACSFFVLLTGRTPYGGLPGGIAAIAAAHVTGEIPRVTDRVPHLPWALNEVIARGMAKDPNARYQTAREFAAAATAAVTNTGPAPQPPGQLLPPGPRQGPGPQSWSPRQPTPPSGVLTYPSGQFSGPYPPAPPRGPLPGQMAAPHPPAAPQKSSRKRRLVIGTAVAAVITVIAVVASIMLTSKPGAPAYTAQSFTHAHGTTEITKAPTAVAALGPGDADAVLSLGLQPVAIAGAGTSLPSWLQSKITGNPSVKDTVGFIDTSAIQAAKPDVIIATGDIDDATYQRLAAIAPTVTQPKDTSRAWNWQTQLKWIGKIVGRDKDADTLIDQVSSQQTDLKNQNPRAAGKSVQVIHVSDDGVSQTLTPSNAADYLNSLGLNYDPDLRRKSGDSSSTRSMPDLGKLFLIHSEVLVVVRTDKAAGNGGAAGLPYQLAAYRGSMIIVDDPNSVSALADPGGYLATEYLNANFVPLMSVIR, encoded by the coding sequence ATGACATCGACCTTCAACCCCGGCGACATCGTCGCCGGCTACACCATCGAATCCGTCCTCGGTGTTGGCGGCATGGGCGTGGTCTACAAAGCCAAGAACCCACAGCTGCCCCGCAGCGACGCCCTGAAGGTCCTCACCACTTCCATCCAGGGCGACGGCCAGTTCCGGGAGCGCTTCCTCCGCGAAGCCAACGTAGCCGCCACCCTCGACCACCCGAACATCGTCGCCGTCTACTCCCGCGGCGAAACCGAGGCGGGTCAGCTGTGGATCGCCATGCAGTACGTCGCGGGTACCGACGCCGACCAGGAAGTCCGGTCCGGGCGGATGTCACCCACACGGGCAGCCCGCATCATCACCGAAGTCGCAAAGGCCCTCGATTACGCGCACCGGCGCGGCATCATGCACCGCGACGTCAAGCCCGCCAACTTTCTGCTGGCCAGCGCCGAAGATCCCGGCGATGAAGAACGAGTCTTCCTGGCGGACTTCGGAATTGCTCGCGCCTTCGACGACGCCGCGCACCTGACCACAGACGGCTCGGTGATGGCGTCCATCGCCTACGCCCCGCCCGAGGCACTGAGCGGGCAGCACGTCGATTCGCGTGCCGATGTCTACTCTCTGGCGTGCAGCTTCTTCGTACTGCTCACCGGCCGGACGCCGTACGGGGGACTCCCCGGCGGTATTGCCGCGATCGCCGCGGCACACGTGACAGGAGAAATCCCCCGCGTCACTGACCGCGTGCCCCACCTGCCGTGGGCGCTGAACGAAGTCATCGCCCGCGGCATGGCCAAGGACCCCAACGCCCGCTACCAGACTGCGCGGGAATTCGCGGCCGCGGCCACTGCCGCCGTCACGAACACTGGCCCGGCGCCACAGCCACCCGGCCAGCTGCTGCCGCCGGGACCGAGGCAGGGGCCGGGGCCGCAATCATGGTCGCCGCGTCAGCCGACACCACCCAGCGGCGTGCTGACTTACCCGAGCGGACAGTTCAGCGGTCCTTACCCGCCCGCCCCGCCACGTGGCCCTCTGCCTGGCCAGATGGCGGCACCCCATCCTCCCGCTGCTCCACAGAAGAGTTCACGCAAGCGTCGACTGGTCATCGGTACCGCGGTCGCCGCCGTGATCACCGTCATCGCGGTCGTCGCCTCCATCATGCTGACCAGCAAGCCCGGCGCCCCGGCGTACACCGCGCAGTCATTCACCCACGCCCACGGCACCACTGAAATCACAAAGGCGCCAACAGCTGTCGCCGCCCTGGGCCCCGGCGACGCCGACGCCGTGCTGTCGCTCGGTCTGCAACCAGTGGCGATCGCCGGCGCAGGTACGTCCCTGCCCTCGTGGTTGCAGTCCAAGATCACCGGAAACCCCTCGGTCAAGGACACCGTCGGCTTCATCGACACCAGCGCCATTCAGGCCGCCAAACCCGACGTCATCATTGCGACCGGCGACATCGACGACGCGACCTACCAGCGCCTCGCAGCGATCGCGCCGACCGTGACGCAGCCGAAAGACACCAGCCGAGCATGGAACTGGCAGACCCAGCTCAAATGGATCGGCAAGATCGTCGGCCGTGACAAGGACGCCGACACCCTGATCGACCAGGTGTCGTCCCAGCAGACCGATCTGAAGAACCAGAATCCGCGGGCTGCAGGGAAGAGCGTCCAGGTGATCCACGTGTCGGACGACGGTGTCTCTCAGACCCTGACACCATCCAATGCGGCGGACTATCTCAATTCGCTCGGCTTGAACTACGACCCCGACTTGCGTCGCAAGTCAGGTGACAGCAGTTCAACCCGGTCGATGCCAGACCTGGGCAAATTGTTCCTGATTCACAGTGAAGTGTTGGTAGTCGTGCGCACCGACAAGGCCGCCGGTAACGGCGGGGCAGCTGGACTTCCCTACCAATTGGCTGCCTACCGGGGATCGATGATCATCGTGGACGACCCTAATAGCGTTTCGGCACTTGCTGATCCCGGCGGTTACCTAGCTACCGAGTATCTCAACGCCAACTTTGTTCCGCTGATGAGCGTCATCCGCTGA
- a CDS encoding DUF7373 family lipoprotein — translation MKIARLAAATAAVSLLAGCTTVTNGDATKDPSFKPGDALVSLLNPGNYPTAPKPGPALKQEAETGRIIDAERLADFVVGPWEVDSTLTNIGINVTGLYLDAAGLISVERPMVQIANDHQFINGFGSARGTTRGADHTNGLVNLVLRFPTADLANDAVRQFSAQAPTIDRASPNQPIPIPGHPEALAHQSTLFDGRFTVTAYTPHGPYVLYQYANSDKTLDTATQLIAKALDLQAARIDGFHPTDPAQFATMPTDPDGLLRRTVPTKEHRGNQGLWGPRGIVHYDDDPIRASAALTAAGVDVISVRGTHLYRAKDADAATQLAQKFGEPDGTNPTEPGPSVPGLPSAKCQSIDSADVKARIYSCAAALDRWVYTAASLQPFDATQRMASQYLLLTAK, via the coding sequence ATGAAGATCGCCAGGTTGGCCGCCGCAACTGCCGCAGTGTCACTGCTGGCCGGCTGCACGACGGTGACGAACGGCGATGCGACCAAGGACCCGTCGTTCAAGCCGGGCGATGCCCTCGTCAGCCTGCTGAACCCGGGCAACTACCCGACGGCACCCAAGCCGGGGCCTGCACTCAAGCAAGAAGCCGAAACCGGGCGGATCATCGACGCAGAACGTCTCGCTGACTTCGTAGTGGGGCCGTGGGAGGTCGATTCCACTCTGACCAACATCGGTATCAACGTGACCGGCCTCTACCTCGACGCCGCAGGCCTGATCAGCGTCGAACGCCCCATGGTGCAGATTGCCAACGACCACCAATTCATCAACGGGTTCGGCTCCGCTCGGGGAACAACTCGCGGCGCGGATCACACCAACGGATTGGTGAATCTCGTGTTGCGTTTCCCAACAGCAGACCTGGCCAACGACGCCGTCCGCCAGTTCTCCGCGCAGGCCCCGACAATAGATCGAGCCTCACCCAATCAGCCGATACCGATTCCAGGCCACCCAGAGGCCTTGGCGCACCAGTCCACATTGTTCGACGGCAGATTCACGGTCACCGCCTACACACCACACGGCCCGTACGTCCTATACCAATACGCGAACAGTGACAAAACCCTCGACACGGCAACACAACTGATCGCCAAGGCACTGGACCTGCAGGCCGCCCGGATCGACGGCTTCCACCCAACTGATCCAGCGCAGTTCGCCACCATGCCGACCGATCCCGACGGGCTGCTGAGACGGACCGTGCCCACGAAAGAACACAGGGGCAATCAGGGCTTGTGGGGACCTCGCGGCATCGTTCATTACGACGACGACCCGATCCGAGCGTCGGCGGCATTGACCGCGGCCGGCGTGGACGTCATCTCGGTCCGCGGCACTCACCTCTACCGAGCCAAGGACGCCGACGCCGCGACACAGCTCGCGCAGAAGTTCGGCGAACCCGACGGTACGAATCCCACCGAACCCGGTCCGAGCGTGCCCGGCCTCCCCTCCGCGAAGTGCCAATCCATCGATTCAGCGGACGTCAAGGCGCGGATTTACTCCTGCGCGGCAGCTCTGGACCGATGGGTGTACACGGCGGCATCGCTGCAGCCATTCGACGCCACACAACGAATGGCCTCCCAGTATCTGCTACTGACTGCGAAATAG
- a CDS encoding YbaB/EbfC family nucleoid-associated protein — protein MIEMHPEVAAVLQQAQRLQSVMDEQLAKMNTESFTATDEAKTVEVTLNGHHWLTDLFIEDGLLRLGADTVEARINEALGNATAKATESIDADRARLNELVAEITASNPPAQP, from the coding sequence ATGATCGAGATGCACCCCGAGGTCGCTGCGGTTCTCCAGCAGGCCCAGCGCCTGCAGTCGGTCATGGACGAGCAGCTCGCCAAGATGAACACCGAATCGTTCACCGCGACCGACGAAGCCAAGACCGTCGAGGTCACCCTCAACGGCCACCACTGGCTGACGGATCTGTTCATCGAAGACGGGCTGCTGCGCCTCGGCGCGGACACCGTCGAAGCCCGGATCAATGAGGCCTTGGGCAACGCGACCGCGAAGGCCACCGAGTCCATCGACGCCGACCGGGCCCGCCTCAACGAGCTGGTCGCCGAGATCACGGCCAGTAATCCGCCCGCCCAGCCGTAG
- a CDS encoding PPE domain-containing protein yields MAGKLKVSSETLNAKAAEVDVDLPTLPPAPTAPCELAIAQDATNFLKNNLQQLDAAFKAGRAQNRRLAACLRAAAAAYDAADAAGKSGIDATKLGAGGGAPITPNLPPAPAPADPVGSLPWMLESLGGAESHPSNPGMDWEVAAKQINSGDQGTSMIEFGTQMVGVVTKLAELNSKFNMAGVEWEGDAAEAAENALKDYSTWLTAMAQAANNLAIQAMDLSAIHGGRRPEHPSMQDVADYENASVLATVGQAAYDFFTGHATKQQESDTVRAKYAQQATIRSLVTPPPPNFGSNAWPAVKPGDVAKKDGQGTGAPQGPGGGGPSGGGGTPGGGAPSGATPSMPESPSVSPASAGEQKPAGGGSPSGGSPSGGGSPSGGSGQGSPGGGMPGGLGGDKPEMPSLPDGPSVSPASAGGGAGGGSGGGGGGLGGQPMQPAAVAPAVGAGGAAAGGASQAAGRPPVGGGGMGGGMGGGMGGHGGGREGGKEKKRNPNLSPDEVLYTEDRAFTDGVIGHRRRTKIDDKKDTK; encoded by the coding sequence ATGGCTGGAAAACTGAAAGTCTCCTCGGAGACGCTGAACGCCAAGGCAGCTGAAGTTGACGTAGATCTGCCGACCTTGCCGCCGGCACCCACAGCGCCATGCGAGTTGGCAATCGCGCAGGACGCCACCAATTTCCTCAAGAACAACCTGCAGCAGCTCGACGCCGCATTCAAGGCCGGGCGCGCTCAAAATCGACGACTGGCCGCCTGCCTGCGGGCGGCCGCCGCGGCCTACGACGCCGCCGACGCGGCCGGGAAGTCGGGCATCGATGCCACCAAGCTCGGCGCTGGCGGAGGTGCACCCATCACCCCCAATCTGCCCCCGGCACCGGCGCCCGCAGACCCGGTCGGCAGCTTGCCCTGGATGCTCGAATCGCTCGGCGGGGCCGAATCGCACCCCAGTAACCCCGGCATGGATTGGGAAGTAGCCGCTAAGCAGATCAACAGCGGTGACCAGGGCACCTCGATGATCGAGTTCGGCACACAAATGGTCGGAGTGGTGACGAAGCTGGCCGAACTGAACAGCAAGTTCAATATGGCCGGCGTCGAATGGGAAGGCGATGCTGCCGAAGCGGCAGAGAATGCGCTGAAGGACTACTCAACGTGGCTGACGGCGATGGCCCAGGCGGCGAACAACCTGGCCATCCAGGCCATGGACCTGTCCGCGATCCATGGCGGCAGACGACCCGAGCACCCCAGCATGCAGGACGTGGCGGACTACGAGAATGCCAGCGTGCTCGCGACAGTCGGGCAAGCGGCATACGACTTCTTCACCGGCCACGCCACGAAGCAGCAGGAATCCGACACCGTGCGGGCCAAGTACGCACAACAGGCGACGATCCGTTCCCTCGTGACGCCGCCACCACCCAACTTTGGGTCGAACGCCTGGCCTGCCGTCAAGCCGGGGGATGTGGCGAAGAAAGACGGCCAGGGCACGGGTGCGCCCCAAGGACCTGGCGGTGGTGGGCCGTCCGGTGGCGGCGGGACCCCGGGCGGCGGGGCGCCGAGCGGTGCGACGCCGTCGATGCCGGAATCGCCGAGCGTCAGCCCGGCTTCTGCTGGTGAGCAGAAGCCCGCGGGCGGTGGATCACCTTCTGGCGGTTCACCTTCCGGTGGCGGCTCACCGTCGGGCGGATCCGGACAGGGTTCACCGGGCGGGGGGATGCCCGGCGGCTTGGGCGGCGACAAGCCGGAGATGCCGAGCCTGCCCGACGGTCCCAGCGTGAGCCCGGCGTCCGCCGGCGGCGGTGCAGGCGGCGGATCCGGTGGCGGTGGCGGCGGTTTGGGCGGCCAGCCCATGCAGCCGGCAGCCGTCGCACCTGCGGTGGGCGCTGGTGGTGCGGCAGCCGGCGGCGCCAGCCAGGCCGCGGGCCGCCCACCGGTCGGTGGCGGCGGTATGGGCGGCGGCATGGGTGGCGGTATGGGTGGCCACGGCGGTGGCCGCGAAGGCGGCAAGGAAAAGAAGCGCAACCCGAATCTGTCGCCCGATGAGGTCCTGTACACGGAGGACCGCGCCTTCACCGACGGCGTCATCGGACACCGGCGTCGCACCAAGATCGATGACAAGAAGGACACCAAATGA
- the eccE gene encoding type VII secretion protein EccE, whose protein sequence is MRHFGFRFTTGHLLWAATLVPAVVLLCMHFDLLWLGITLGVLIALFSVLAIRGRRLTGWIAAMFAWQRRRKVAPPAPSEPAVGATVMPGDHVAVRWLGDHLVSVVELVPRSFTPTVIVNGEAFTDDNLDTRLVEQLLAAHGPDLEADIVSAGYRVGKTAPSSVVALYEQVVGPYAAPANRRTWIVLRANPDETRRSALRRGTGVAGLAGYLVATTTRIADQLASHGIDARPARSFEEYDRATAISFERETWSTIKGRSTFTAAYSAPGGPNMWWSARADHTITRVRVKPGQAPTATVLLTTLATPTTPRGFSCLFGGQRAALEGLSPITDRHYELPIGSAGVLVGETADRYPVYMPFDNVDSTINLGDAHVFTQFVVRSAAAGAVVTLAPQFKEFAGFINARIGNVPKVAWPNATTYLGPHPGISRILLRHNFIDTPRHRQLPIQLINPREESRFQMALEK, encoded by the coding sequence ATGAGGCACTTCGGGTTCCGCTTCACCACGGGGCACCTGCTGTGGGCCGCGACGCTGGTGCCCGCGGTCGTACTGCTGTGCATGCATTTCGACCTGCTGTGGCTCGGGATAACCCTGGGTGTCCTGATCGCGCTGTTCTCGGTCCTCGCCATCCGCGGACGGCGGCTGACGGGCTGGATCGCCGCGATGTTCGCCTGGCAGCGCCGGCGCAAGGTGGCCCCGCCGGCTCCCTCGGAGCCGGCCGTCGGCGCGACGGTCATGCCCGGCGACCACGTCGCGGTGCGCTGGCTGGGTGACCACCTGGTCTCGGTTGTCGAACTGGTGCCGCGCTCGTTCACCCCGACAGTGATCGTCAACGGCGAGGCCTTCACCGACGACAACCTCGACACCCGACTGGTGGAGCAGTTGCTCGCGGCGCACGGACCGGATCTCGAGGCGGACATCGTCTCGGCGGGCTACCGCGTCGGCAAGACCGCCCCGTCGAGTGTCGTCGCGCTGTACGAGCAGGTGGTCGGCCCCTACGCCGCGCCCGCCAATCGGCGGACCTGGATCGTGTTGCGCGCCAACCCCGACGAGACCCGCCGGTCGGCCCTGCGCCGCGGTACCGGGGTCGCCGGCCTGGCCGGCTACCTGGTGGCGACCACCACCCGCATTGCCGACCAGTTGGCCAGCCACGGCATCGACGCCCGCCCCGCCCGCAGTTTCGAGGAGTACGACCGGGCAACCGCGATCAGCTTCGAGCGCGAGACCTGGTCAACCATCAAGGGCCGCAGCACATTTACCGCGGCCTACTCGGCACCCGGCGGGCCCAACATGTGGTGGTCGGCCCGTGCCGACCACACGATCACCCGGGTCCGGGTGAAGCCGGGTCAAGCGCCGACGGCAACTGTACTGCTGACGACGCTGGCGACGCCGACGACGCCGCGCGGCTTCTCGTGTCTGTTCGGTGGACAGCGCGCCGCGCTGGAGGGGCTCAGCCCGATCACCGACCGGCACTACGAACTGCCGATCGGCTCGGCCGGTGTGCTGGTGGGGGAGACGGCCGACCGCTACCCGGTGTACATGCCGTTCGACAACGTCGACTCCACGATCAACCTCGGCGACGCGCACGTGTTCACCCAGTTCGTGGTGCGCTCGGCGGCCGCCGGCGCTGTCGTCACCCTGGCACCGCAGTTCAAGGAATTCGCGGGATTCATCAATGCCCGGATCGGGAATGTCCCGAAGGTGGCATGGCCCAATGCCACCACCTACCTCGGTCCACACCCGGGTATTTCACGAATTCTGTTGCGCCACAACTTTATCGACACCCCGCGCCACCGTCAGCTGCCGATCCAGCTGATCAACCCGCGCGAGGAGAGCCGGTTCCAGATGGCGCTGGAGAAGTAA
- the mycP gene encoding type VII secretion-associated serine protease mycosin: MRRLAAVAAALLLAVASAPPALAIEPPAIDPGAVPPDDTGPDQPMEQRKICSAPTVLPNTNFADKPWAADYLHLAEAQKFATGAGVTVAVIDTGVNASPRVPAEPGGDFVDKGGNGLSDCDAHGTLTASIIAGRPAPTDAFIGVAPEARILSLRQTSEAFQPKDSRSDPNDPNTTQTAGSLRSLARAIVHAANLGAQVINISEAACYKVTRAINETGVGSAIAYAVNVKNAVVIVAAGNTGQDCNQNPPPDVSVPSDPRGWKQVQTIVSPAWYSPLVLTVGGIGPQGQPSNFSMSGPWVGAAAPAEGATALGYDGNPVNGLNGQDGPIPINGTSFAAAYVSGLAALLRQRFPDLTAAQIVTRITATARHPGGGVDNYVGAGVIDPVAALTWDVPAGPKQAPYQVKSIPPPVYIPPPDRGPITMVVVAGAALIILLGLGAVTRRALRRR, encoded by the coding sequence GTGCGTCGTCTAGCCGCCGTAGCTGCCGCGTTGCTGCTGGCTGTCGCCAGCGCCCCGCCCGCACTCGCCATCGAACCGCCGGCGATCGACCCCGGTGCCGTCCCGCCCGACGACACCGGCCCCGATCAGCCGATGGAGCAGCGCAAGATCTGCTCCGCGCCGACTGTGCTGCCGAACACGAACTTCGCCGACAAGCCGTGGGCGGCCGACTATCTGCACCTCGCCGAGGCGCAGAAGTTCGCGACGGGAGCCGGCGTCACCGTCGCCGTCATCGACACCGGTGTGAACGCCTCGCCGCGGGTCCCCGCCGAGCCCGGCGGCGACTTCGTCGACAAGGGCGGCAACGGCCTGTCGGACTGCGATGCCCACGGCACGCTGACCGCGTCGATCATCGCCGGCCGTCCGGCGCCGACGGACGCGTTCATCGGCGTCGCCCCCGAAGCCCGCATCCTGTCGCTGCGCCAGACCTCGGAGGCATTCCAGCCGAAGGACTCTCGCAGCGATCCCAACGATCCGAACACCACCCAGACCGCCGGCTCGCTGCGCAGCCTGGCCCGCGCCATCGTGCACGCGGCGAACCTGGGCGCGCAGGTCATCAACATTTCGGAAGCCGCCTGCTACAAGGTGACCCGGGCCATCAACGAGACGGGCGTCGGCTCGGCCATCGCCTACGCGGTGAACGTCAAGAACGCCGTGGTCATCGTGGCCGCCGGCAACACCGGCCAGGACTGCAACCAGAACCCGCCGCCGGACGTCAGCGTGCCGTCGGATCCGCGGGGCTGGAAGCAGGTGCAGACGATCGTCTCGCCGGCCTGGTACTCGCCGCTGGTGCTGACCGTCGGCGGCATCGGGCCGCAGGGCCAGCCGAGCAACTTCTCGATGTCCGGCCCCTGGGTGGGCGCCGCCGCACCCGCCGAAGGCGCCACCGCGCTGGGCTACGACGGCAATCCGGTCAATGGGCTCAACGGGCAGGACGGCCCCATCCCCATCAACGGCACGTCGTTCGCCGCGGCCTACGTCTCGGGTCTGGCGGCCCTGCTGCGGCAGCGTTTCCCCGACCTGACCGCCGCACAGATCGTCACCCGCATCACGGCGACGGCGCGGCACCCCGGTGGGGGAGTGGACAACTACGTCGGTGCCGGTGTCATCGATCCGGTGGCGGCGCTGACGTGGGACGTTCCCGCCGGCCCCAAGCAGGCGCCCTACCAGGTCAAGAGCATCCCGCCGCCGGTGTACATCCCGCCGCCAGACCGTGGACCCATCACCATGGTCGTCGTGGCCGGTGCCGCGCTGATCATTCTGCTCGGCCTCGGTGCGGTGACTCGCCGTGCGCTGAGGCGCCGATGA
- a CDS encoding HPr family phosphocarrier protein — MPSKTVTVGSAIGLHARPAAVISEAVINSGAQVTLAVDGGEPVDAGSALMIMTLGAGNGAQVTVASEDETALATVADLVAQDLDA, encoded by the coding sequence ATGCCCAGCAAGACCGTCACCGTCGGATCCGCCATCGGCCTGCACGCCCGTCCGGCAGCCGTCATCTCCGAGGCCGTCATCAATTCCGGTGCCCAGGTCACCCTGGCTGTCGACGGTGGAGAACCCGTGGACGCCGGCTCGGCACTGATGATCATGACGCTCGGGGCGGGCAACGGAGCGCAGGTGACGGTGGCCTCCGAGGACGAAACCGCCCTGGCAACCGTCGCTGACCTGGTGGCACAGGACCTCGACGCCTGA
- a CDS encoding PTS fructose transporter subunit IIABC produces MPIITSDLVALDVDAGPDKQNVIELLAARMAATGRATNGDGLVEAALAREAQSATGLPGGIAIPHCRSPHVDEPTIGFARLAPAVPFGAPDGPADLAFLIAAPDSGGAEHMKLLSSLARALVRKDFVEQLRAAGTADEVVELVESVVTPVPAAAPAAPAPAAPAAEAAPAASIIAITACPTGIAHTYMAADALKLAADRAGVDFSVETQGSSGSTPLSAETIAAADAVIFATDVGVKDKQRFAGKPVVASGVKRAINEPDTMIAEAVAAAKDPQAPRVQGETAAATATDTRGGLGWGTRLRQILLTGVSYMIPFVAAGGLLIALGFLFAGYEIANKPAGQSDSLAHIIATTNSLTNLPAGGLMQYLGAVLFTLGGLAFGFLVPALAGYISFAIADRPGIAPGFTAGAVAVTVGGGFIGGIVGGLIAGFAALWISSFKVPQWFRGLMPVVVIPLGASLIVGLSMFLLLGRPLAAVTSGLTHWLGSMSGSSLILLGVILGLMMCFDLGGPVNKAAYSFAAAGLNITDVASLRIMAAVMAAGMVPPLAMALASAVRPRLFTEPERENGRAAWLLGACFISEGAIPFAAADPLRVIPSMMFGGAVTGALVMTFDVTSKAPHGGIFVFFAIGNLIWFVVAVVVGAVCSALAVIAAKSAGRSLPPVDTTAALQPAGS; encoded by the coding sequence ATGCCGATCATCACCTCGGACCTCGTCGCACTCGACGTCGACGCCGGCCCCGACAAGCAGAATGTGATCGAACTGCTGGCCGCCCGGATGGCCGCAACCGGACGCGCCACCAACGGAGACGGACTCGTCGAGGCCGCCCTGGCGCGCGAAGCCCAGTCGGCCACCGGGCTTCCCGGCGGCATCGCGATCCCGCATTGCCGGTCGCCCCACGTCGACGAACCGACGATCGGTTTCGCCCGCCTGGCGCCCGCGGTCCCGTTCGGTGCGCCTGACGGCCCCGCCGACCTCGCGTTCCTCATCGCGGCACCGGATTCCGGTGGCGCCGAACACATGAAGCTGCTGTCGAGCCTGGCCCGCGCGCTGGTGCGCAAGGACTTCGTCGAACAACTGCGTGCCGCGGGCACCGCCGATGAAGTGGTCGAACTCGTCGAAAGCGTGGTCACCCCCGTACCGGCAGCCGCACCCGCGGCGCCGGCTCCCGCCGCACCTGCTGCCGAAGCGGCGCCCGCGGCCTCGATCATCGCGATCACGGCCTGTCCCACCGGAATTGCCCACACCTACATGGCCGCTGACGCCCTGAAACTGGCCGCCGACCGCGCCGGGGTGGACTTCAGCGTCGAAACCCAGGGCTCGTCCGGGTCCACCCCGCTTTCGGCCGAAACCATCGCCGCCGCCGATGCCGTCATCTTCGCCACGGATGTCGGCGTCAAGGACAAGCAGCGCTTCGCCGGCAAGCCCGTCGTCGCATCGGGCGTGAAGCGGGCGATCAACGAACCCGACACCATGATCGCCGAAGCCGTTGCCGCGGCGAAGGATCCGCAGGCCCCCCGGGTCCAGGGCGAGACCGCCGCGGCCACCGCCACCGATACTCGCGGCGGGCTGGGCTGGGGCACGCGCCTGCGCCAGATCCTGCTGACCGGCGTCAGCTACATGATCCCGTTCGTGGCGGCCGGCGGCCTGCTGATCGCGCTGGGCTTCCTGTTCGCGGGATATGAGATCGCCAACAAGCCGGCCGGACAATCGGATTCGCTCGCACACATCATCGCGACCACCAACTCGCTGACCAACCTGCCGGCGGGCGGGCTGATGCAGTACCTCGGCGCCGTGCTCTTCACCTTGGGTGGACTGGCCTTCGGCTTCCTGGTTCCCGCGCTCGCCGGGTACATCTCCTTCGCCATCGCCGACCGTCCCGGCATCGCACCGGGATTCACCGCGGGCGCGGTGGCCGTCACCGTGGGCGGCGGATTCATCGGCGGTATCGTCGGCGGTCTCATCGCCGGGTTCGCCGCCCTGTGGATCAGCTCGTTCAAAGTGCCCCAGTGGTTCCGCGGCCTCATGCCGGTGGTGGTGATCCCGCTCGGCGCCTCACTGATCGTCGGCCTGTCGATGTTCCTGCTGCTGGGCCGTCCGCTGGCCGCCGTCACCTCCGGGCTGACCCACTGGCTCGGCAGCATGTCCGGCAGCTCACTGATCCTGCTGGGCGTCATCCTCGGCCTGATGATGTGCTTCGACCTGGGCGGACCGGTCAACAAGGCCGCCTACTCCTTCGCCGCCGCCGGGCTGAACATCACCGACGTCGCATCGCTGCGGATCATGGCCGCCGTCATGGCCGCCGGAATGGTGCCGCCGCTGGCCATGGCGTTGGCCTCGGCCGTCCGGCCCCGGTTGTTCACCGAGCCCGAACGCGAAAACGGCCGGGCCGCATGGCTTCTCGGCGCGTGCTTCATCAGCGAAGGCGCCATCCCATTCGCCGCCGCCGATCCGCTGCGGGTCATCCCGTCGATGATGTTCGGCGGCGCGGTGACCGGCGCCCTGGTCATGACATTCGACGTGACGTCCAAGGCGCCCCACGGCGGCATCTTCGTCTTCTTCGCCATCGGCAACCTCATCTGGTTCGTGGTGGCCGTCGTCGTCGGCGCTGTCTGCAGTGCGCTCGCGGTGATCGCCGCCAAGAGCGCGGGCCGGTCGCTTCCGCCGGTCGACACCACCGCGGCTCTGCAGCCGGCCGGCAGCTGA